The Flavobacteriales bacterium genome has a segment encoding these proteins:
- a CDS encoding ligase-associated DNA damage response DEXH box helicase, whose product MDSKGWKPKRFQREAWKAVEKGRSGLINAPTGSGKTYSLWIPITRYIKDQKQQGRKKGPFALWITPLRSLSKEIAQAAERYISENDLDITVGIRNGDTSQTERRRQKTHPPDMLVITPESVHLLLAQKGADSYFKHLGIMVVDEWHELLGSKRGVQVELARCRLKSISSRLQTWGISATIGNMDEAMDVLMGDDHPEGQLICSNIQKQIEVRSVLPDDIEKMPWGGHLGIKLLDKVIPIIKASESTLIFTNTRAQCEIWYHHLLVAEPELAGQMAMHHGSIAKPIRLWVEEALRQGDAKVVVCTSSLDLGVDFTPVDTVIQIGGPKGVSRFVQRAGRSGHRPEAVSRIHFLPTHALELVESSAIRVAIERGMMEARPPFVLCYDVLIQFLMTLAVSDGFRAEEVFQQVKRTHCYRDLEWDDFLQLLDFIQRGSPSLRNYEEFKKVEYVDGLYKVFSRRVAMRHRMNIGTIVSDAMLHVKFVGGPRIGMVEEWFVSSLKEGDIFWFAGKALRLVRIHGQEIQVRKSKATKGKIPAWMGGKLPMSSQLSLLLRERFSRAAEGEDLDEELKTLAPIIQRQKEVSVIPDAGQLLMEHFETRDGHHLCIYPFEGKFVHEALASLLAYRISLIMPISFTFATNDYGFELLSDSPIPIDAILDNDLFSPIDLSRDLLRSMNSAELTQRSFRDIAVISGLIFNGYPGQQKKERHLQASARLFYQVFEEHEPDNLLLRQAIFETFEHQLEESRLRLTLERFSQQEFKIVHAEGPTPLSFPIIVNRLREKLSSEKLEDRIKKLQIAYQR is encoded by the coding sequence ATGGATTCCAAGGGCTGGAAACCCAAGCGATTCCAGAGAGAAGCATGGAAAGCAGTCGAAAAAGGTCGTTCGGGACTGATCAATGCACCTACAGGTTCAGGGAAGACTTATTCACTCTGGATCCCCATCACCAGATATATCAAGGACCAAAAGCAGCAGGGCCGTAAGAAAGGACCCTTTGCACTTTGGATAACCCCACTGCGCTCCCTCTCCAAAGAGATCGCCCAAGCAGCCGAGCGCTATATCTCAGAGAACGACCTGGATATCACCGTTGGCATACGGAATGGAGATACCTCACAGACCGAACGTAGACGGCAGAAGACCCATCCACCGGATATGCTGGTGATCACTCCAGAAAGTGTCCATTTGCTCCTTGCTCAAAAGGGAGCAGATTCCTATTTCAAGCATTTGGGCATCATGGTCGTGGATGAGTGGCACGAATTGCTGGGAAGTAAACGCGGAGTGCAAGTGGAATTGGCCCGATGTAGATTGAAGTCTATCTCTTCACGACTACAGACCTGGGGCATCTCGGCCACCATTGGCAATATGGACGAGGCCATGGATGTGCTTATGGGAGATGACCACCCGGAAGGACAGCTCATTTGTTCCAATATTCAGAAACAGATCGAGGTCCGGTCAGTACTTCCAGATGATATCGAGAAGATGCCCTGGGGAGGCCATCTCGGTATCAAGCTATTGGATAAGGTCATCCCGATCATCAAAGCTTCTGAATCCACGCTGATCTTCACCAACACACGGGCACAGTGCGAGATATGGTATCATCATCTGCTAGTAGCAGAGCCGGAGCTGGCCGGGCAGATGGCCATGCATCACGGCAGTATCGCCAAGCCCATTCGCCTCTGGGTAGAAGAAGCACTGCGTCAAGGAGATGCTAAAGTGGTGGTATGCACATCGAGTCTGGATCTGGGTGTGGATTTCACTCCGGTGGATACCGTTATACAGATCGGTGGGCCCAAGGGAGTCTCCAGATTCGTGCAGCGAGCAGGTAGAAGCGGTCATCGTCCCGAGGCGGTCTCTCGGATCCACTTTCTCCCCACACATGCGCTCGAGCTGGTGGAATCCAGCGCCATTCGGGTAGCCATAGAGAGGGGCATGATGGAGGCCCGACCGCCTTTCGTGCTATGCTATGATGTGCTGATCCAGTTCTTGATGACCTTGGCCGTATCCGATGGATTCCGTGCAGAGGAGGTTTTCCAACAAGTGAAGCGCACCCATTGCTACAGGGACTTGGAATGGGATGATTTCCTCCAATTGCTCGATTTCATCCAGCGCGGATCTCCTTCGTTGCGCAATTACGAGGAATTCAAAAAGGTGGAATATGTAGATGGCCTGTACAAGGTGTTCTCCAGGAGGGTGGCCATGCGGCATCGGATGAATATCGGTACCATCGTCTCCGATGCCATGCTGCACGTCAAATTCGTTGGTGGACCGCGCATAGGTATGGTCGAAGAATGGTTCGTCAGTTCATTGAAAGAAGGCGACATCTTCTGGTTTGCGGGAAAAGCCCTACGTCTGGTGCGCATCCATGGTCAGGAGATACAGGTCAGGAAGTCCAAGGCTACCAAAGGAAAAATACCCGCTTGGATGGGAGGGAAGCTGCCTATGAGTTCGCAGTTATCCCTCTTGCTCAGAGAAAGATTCTCTAGAGCCGCTGAAGGAGAAGATCTGGATGAAGAATTGAAGACACTCGCACCCATCATCCAGCGGCAGAAGGAAGTCTCCGTCATACCCGATGCAGGGCAGTTGCTCATGGAGCATTTCGAGACCCGGGATGGTCATCACCTGTGTATCTACCCATTTGAAGGGAAATTCGTGCATGAGGCACTGGCGAGTCTATTGGCCTATCGCATCAGTCTGATCATGCCTATCAGTTTCACCTTTGCTACCAATGACTATGGATTCGAGTTACTCAGTGATAGTCCCATCCCTATAGATGCCATTCTGGACAACGATCTATTCTCACCGATCGACCTCTCGCGGGATCTTTTACGGAGCATGAACAGTGCAGAGCTTACCCAGCGCAGCTTCAGAGATATCGCAGTTATCAGTGGGCTCATCTTCAACGGCTATCCCGGTCAACAGAAAAAGGAGCGACATCTTCAGGCCAGTGCCCGTCTCTTCTATCAGGTTTTCGAGGAGCATGAGCCGGACAATCTACTCCTCAGACAGGCCATATTCGAGACCTTCGAACATCAACTGGAAGAATCGCGCCTGCGATTGACCTTGGAACGCTTCTCCCAACAGGAGTTCAAGATCGTCCATGCTGAAGGTCCCACGCCCTTGAGCTTTCCTATCATCGTCAACAGATTACGGGAGAAATTGAGTTCTGAGAAACTGGAAGACCGTATCAAGAAGCTCCAGATCGCCTATCAGAGATGA
- the pdeM gene encoding ligase-associated DNA damage response endonuclease PdeM: protein MESPDLDRSVATFSFLGQEFLLEDRALFWVEHRTLLIADVHLGKASHFNRSGVPVPHSIEDKNLHRCEELIRTFVPEQVVFMGDLFHAESNPANELFKDWVGRFTDVRFILIEGNHDRWNARLGRDIEVSARLELGNITLVHEPLDPEIRHICGHVHPAVGLRGKGRQYVKVPACIIENNRLIMPAFGEFTGMHRIKMQRHMQAIPCL, encoded by the coding sequence ATGGAATCACCTGATCTGGATAGAAGCGTAGCGACATTCTCCTTTTTGGGACAGGAATTCCTCTTGGAAGATAGAGCGCTATTCTGGGTGGAGCATCGTACATTATTGATTGCAGATGTTCATTTGGGCAAGGCTTCTCATTTCAATCGAAGCGGTGTTCCGGTACCACATTCCATTGAGGATAAGAATCTCCATCGTTGCGAGGAACTCATCAGGACATTTGTTCCCGAGCAGGTCGTATTCATGGGCGACCTCTTCCATGCAGAGAGCAATCCGGCCAATGAACTCTTCAAAGATTGGGTCGGTAGGTTCACAGATGTGCGTTTCATCCTGATCGAGGGGAATCACGATCGATGGAATGCCCGCCTTGGCCGGGATATCGAGGTATCAGCTCGCTTGGAGCTCGGCAATATCACTTTGGTACACGAGCCGCTCGACCCAGAGATCCGTCATATCTGCGGGCATGTACATCCGGCAGTCGGTCTTCGAGGAAAGGGACGCCAGTACGTAAAGGTCCCTGCGTGTATCATCGAGAACAATCGATTGATCATGCCTGCATTTGGAGAGTTCACGGGAATGCACCGGATCAAGATGCAGCGACATATGCAGGCGATTCCCTGTCTCTGA
- a CDS encoding transglutaminase domain-containing protein: protein MNHYRLTLLHILLVLLCYGPISIQAQSSFGTVGLEELKERHEDEDLVITDWKRDFQFKYSPVSGLMEVKEYFQMDYLNLTDDPLSTIYPIFVDDYSSIRSIKSGGTKLKADPFPFEMDGIFHHDAEVNPVQVYVRTGTTPTRLYFQKEYSDSKYLTRKFFGARYPVESFTLTLKFPKNSEVEALLFYGEEFGIKMREYDQGLNHVIEFTGDSLPAFEKESFSKGAAFYEPHIIILTKGVTINGERRNLLSTTDDLYGWYASLVKEIGNESDDLAAFTADLVKDCPDSRCELETIYYWVQDNIRYIAFEDGIAGFRPEACQDVFYNKYGDCKGMANLMTEMLRSRGVDARLTWIGTQAVPYDYSIPSLSVDNHMICTVIQEDGSYLFLDGTEKFITLDDVAERIQGRPVMIENGNSYILAEVPSFTHHRNKELLEINYAIAENKLTGQFNYSVTGEGKVRMMNRYADVPSKDRSEAQRLFFSRGLTDIHIGEGEYTDLKERTEEIAWSASFEAKNRVNQFGDELYLDWDIYRSYARSRFKEEDMDDIKGDLNFRSKVFDIERYRIEPIEGFKLKDLPEDFSVDEKHFKLEIGFKANDDGSIEIEKKVIIPHASIPNDDLHEWNETIERLEEEVYDRPIIYEKF, encoded by the coding sequence TCGGAACTGTCGGTCTAGAAGAGTTGAAAGAGCGGCACGAGGATGAAGACCTCGTGATCACCGATTGGAAAAGGGATTTCCAGTTCAAGTATAGTCCGGTCTCCGGTCTGATGGAGGTGAAGGAGTATTTCCAGATGGACTATCTGAATCTCACAGATGACCCGCTATCCACCATCTACCCGATCTTCGTAGACGATTATTCATCCATCCGCTCCATCAAATCAGGTGGGACCAAGCTGAAGGCGGATCCATTCCCATTCGAGATGGATGGGATCTTCCATCACGATGCAGAAGTGAATCCTGTGCAGGTATATGTCAGGACCGGTACCACCCCTACACGATTGTATTTCCAGAAGGAGTACTCGGACAGCAAATACCTGACGCGCAAATTCTTCGGAGCGCGATATCCGGTCGAGTCCTTCACTCTCACCTTGAAATTCCCGAAGAACAGCGAGGTAGAGGCCTTGCTTTTCTATGGAGAAGAATTTGGGATAAAGATGCGGGAGTACGACCAAGGATTGAACCACGTCATCGAATTCACAGGAGACAGTCTTCCAGCTTTCGAAAAGGAGTCCTTCTCCAAAGGAGCAGCATTCTACGAGCCTCACATCATCATTCTCACTAAAGGGGTCACCATCAACGGGGAGCGCAGAAATCTGCTCTCCACCACCGATGATCTATATGGATGGTATGCCTCCCTTGTCAAAGAGATTGGGAATGAGTCCGATGATCTAGCCGCTTTTACGGCCGATCTGGTCAAAGACTGTCCGGATAGCCGGTGCGAATTGGAGACCATCTACTATTGGGTACAGGATAATATCCGCTACATCGCCTTTGAAGATGGGATTGCCGGTTTCCGTCCTGAAGCATGCCAGGATGTGTTCTACAATAAATACGGTGATTGCAAAGGCATGGCCAATCTCATGACGGAGATGCTCCGGAGCAGGGGGGTAGATGCACGATTGACCTGGATAGGGACTCAGGCCGTACCCTATGATTACAGCATCCCTTCACTATCGGTCGATAATCACATGATATGTACGGTGATCCAAGAGGATGGGTCCTATCTGTTCTTGGACGGAACAGAGAAATTCATCACGCTGGATGATGTCGCAGAACGCATCCAAGGCCGACCCGTGATGATAGAGAACGGTAACAGCTATATCCTTGCAGAAGTTCCCAGTTTCACACATCATCGCAATAAAGAGCTCCTGGAGATCAATTACGCCATTGCGGAGAATAAGCTGACAGGACAGTTCAATTACTCGGTCACCGGGGAAGGAAAAGTACGCATGATGAATCGCTATGCCGATGTTCCAAGTAAGGATCGGTCTGAAGCGCAGCGCTTGTTCTTTAGCAGGGGATTGACCGATATACACATCGGAGAAGGCGAGTATACCGACCTCAAGGAACGCACCGAGGAGATTGCCTGGTCGGCCTCATTCGAGGCAAAGAATCGGGTGAATCAATTCGGGGATGAGCTCTATCTGGACTGGGATATCTATCGCAGTTATGCCCGCAGCAGATTCAAGGAAGAGGATATGGACGATATCAAGGGGGATCTGAATTTCCGCTCAAAGGTCTTCGATATCGAGCGCTACCGTATCGAGCCCATAGAGGGATTCAAGCTCAAGGACCTCCCCGAGGATTTCTCCGTGGATGAAAAGCACTTCAAATTGGAGATCGGCTTCAAGGCCAATGACGATGGCTCCATAGAAATCGAGAAGAAAGTGATCATACCCCATGCATCTATTCCTAATGATGACCTGCATGAATGGAATGAGACCATCGAGAGGCTGGAAGAAGAAGTATACGACAGACCGATCATCTATGAGAAGTTCTGA